In the genome of Candidatus Saccharimonadales bacterium, one region contains:
- a CDS encoding trehalase family glycosidase, protein MNDADAKSLFDHALAVLHGNDRGNYIVPAGDLYPHQWLWDSCFISIGLRHLDVERAQQEIESLLRGQWANGMVPHIIFDPHPRHRRDHNIWQSWLNPHAPNGVITSGLTQPPMLAEAIIRVGQKMKLVDRRSWYAKIYPHLLAYHQWLYKDRASDSGLIILLHPYESGMDNSPPEVYEIREHAWPWWLKLLEVSRLDWPVNLVRRDVRHVPPGQRMSNVNAIAYWALLHHLRNRSYDSHDILSHKPKFALEDLAFNCILIRANKLLKDIAKSIGKELPEDIAEAMKHTEEALDTLWDEQTCRYYSRCLSGDSIYEATIATLLPLYAGVVTQKRAEELVRLMKKRTQFRTNFPLPSVPTISHSFNPEKYWQGPTWVNMNWLIMDGLDRYSFKLEAEELKKKTLKMVAEHGSYEYFNPLDGSPAGAPNFSWTAALTIDLLKS, encoded by the coding sequence ATGAATGATGCCGACGCCAAATCCTTATTTGATCACGCTCTAGCAGTTCTTCATGGCAACGACCGTGGCAACTACATCGTGCCAGCCGGCGATCTTTACCCGCACCAATGGTTGTGGGATAGCTGTTTTATTTCTATCGGCCTTCGCCACTTAGACGTTGAACGGGCTCAACAAGAAATAGAAAGCTTATTGCGCGGGCAATGGGCTAATGGTATGGTGCCGCACATTATTTTTGATCCGCATCCGCGCCACCGTCGTGACCATAATATTTGGCAAAGCTGGCTCAATCCGCACGCCCCAAACGGCGTGATTACTAGCGGCCTCACCCAGCCGCCGATGCTGGCAGAAGCCATAATTCGTGTTGGCCAAAAAATGAAGCTCGTCGATCGGCGCAGTTGGTATGCCAAAATCTATCCCCACCTGCTGGCCTACCATCAATGGTTATACAAGGACCGCGCAAGCGACAGCGGTCTAATAATTCTTTTGCACCCTTATGAATCTGGTATGGATAATTCGCCGCCAGAAGTTTACGAAATCCGTGAGCACGCCTGGCCCTGGTGGCTAAAACTTCTAGAAGTCTCGCGCCTGGATTGGCCGGTTAATTTAGTACGCCGCGACGTCCGTCACGTGCCGCCCGGCCAGCGCATGAGCAACGTTAATGCCATAGCTTATTGGGCTTTGCTGCACCACCTGCGCAATCGTTCTTACGACAGCCACGACATTTTGTCGCACAAGCCTAAGTTTGCGCTCGAAGATCTGGCTTTTAATTGCATTTTAATCAGAGCTAATAAACTTTTGAAAGACATTGCCAAGTCTATCGGCAAAGAATTGCCCGAAGATATAGCCGAGGCCATGAAACACACCGAGGAAGCACTAGACACTTTATGGGACGAGCAAACTTGTCGCTACTACAGCCGCTGCCTGTCTGGCGACAGCATTTACGAAGCTACGATTGCCACGCTTTTGCCGCTTTATGCCGGCGTAGTCACCCAAAAGCGCGCTGAAGAGCTAGTGCGGTTAATGAAAAAACGCACGCAGTTCCGCACCAACTTCCCACTGCCGAGTGTGCCGACAATCTCGCACTCGTTTAATCCAGAAAAATATTGGCAGGGGCCAACTTGGGTCAACATGAACTGGTTGATCATGGATGGACTCGATCGTTACAGCTTCAAACTCGAAGCCGAAGAACTCAAAAAGAAGACTCTGAAAATGGTGGCCGAGCACGGTTCTTATGAATATTTCAATCCGCTGGACGGTTCGCCCGCCGGCGCGCCCAATTTTTCTTGGACGGCCGCCCTGACTATAGATTTATTGAAGAGCTAA
- a CDS encoding phenylalanine--tRNA ligase subunit alpha produces MQYQNEQVAAAANKLKAGLDKAKDKRAVLRAPELAALYEHLKTLPTGKERGEFGREVNALRGELEKLVREATEQKVELEPIDVTAPFDTNIAPEDRPGLLPVEHASQHPLTKEMEVILSIFERMGFTAVESREIDDDYHMFTSLNFPPDHPARDDYDTFMTDEGLIAPAHTSTMQNRVLKDHKKDLEKGKAIAAVIPGRVFRNEDVDARHEHTFYQLEGIYVDECINAGHLVATIKTWLSSYYERDVKIKIQPFYFPFTEPSFEFAASCPFCEEKGCNVCSYTGWIELGGCGMIHPNVLKEAGIDSSKYSGFAWGFGIDRLVMLKYDIEDVRHFHSANLKFLRQFS; encoded by the coding sequence ATGCAGTATCAAAATGAGCAAGTTGCGGCCGCCGCTAACAAGCTAAAGGCAGGACTAGACAAAGCTAAAGATAAGCGGGCTGTTTTGCGCGCGCCAGAACTAGCCGCCCTTTATGAACATTTGAAGACTTTGCCGACCGGCAAAGAACGCGGCGAATTTGGCCGTGAAGTTAATGCGCTGCGCGGCGAATTAGAAAAGTTGGTGCGCGAAGCTACCGAACAAAAGGTTGAGCTCGAGCCAATTGACGTAACGGCGCCGTTTGATACTAATATTGCGCCAGAAGACCGTCCGGGCTTATTACCGGTCGAGCACGCCAGCCAACATCCGCTAACAAAAGAGATGGAAGTTATTCTATCTATTTTCGAGCGCATGGGTTTTACGGCTGTTGAATCACGCGAAATCGATGACGATTACCACATGTTTACTAGCCTGAACTTCCCACCCGACCACCCCGCCCGCGATGATTACGATACCTTTATGACCGACGAGGGTTTGATTGCCCCGGCCCACACCTCTACCATGCAAAACCGCGTGCTCAAGGATCATAAAAAAGATTTAGAAAAGGGCAAGGCGATTGCCGCGGTGATTCCCGGACGCGTATTCCGTAACGAGGATGTCGACGCTCGCCACGAACACACTTTTTACCAGCTGGAAGGAATTTACGTAGACGAGTGCATCAATGCTGGCCACTTAGTGGCGACCATTAAAACCTGGTTGTCCAGCTACTACGAGCGTGATGTCAAAATCAAAATTCAGCCATTTTATTTCCCGTTCACTGAACCGAGCTTTGAATTCGCTGCGTCTTGTCCTTTCTGCGAAGAAAAAGGCTGTAACGTTTGTAGTTATACTGGCTGGATCGAGTTGGGAGGCTGCGGCATGATCCATCCGAACGTGCTCAAAGAAGCTGGCATTGATTCAAGCAAATATTCTGGTTTTGCCTGGGGTTTCGGCATCGACCGCCTTGTGATGCTCAAATATGACATCGAAGACGTTCGCCACTTCCACTCCGCCAACCTAAAATTCCTGAGGCAATTTTCATGA
- the pheT gene encoding phenylalanine--tRNA ligase subunit beta, whose product MKVSLNWIRQLNKNYGTSDSSELKDVDKLVEKIGEQLGAVEEVIDLGERYKGVVVVKVIECVKHPDADKLSVCLVDDGGVVEGVERADWPQDTRASAVSARERAAEEAVGKATVTEQRSSPTENVPQPGGVTGSASKQGGRSRGLVRVVCGAPNVKAGVTVAWIPPGATVPSTFDKDPFVLEARPLRGIVSNGMLASAKELGIGDSHEGLLLLEDKKPGTSFAEAYALDDFVIDIENKMFTHRPDCFGILGVARELAGISGKPFKSPDWYKENARPEEGFGLELKVENKVPELVPRFTAIALKDVKVGPSPVWMQSCLSRVGIRPINNVVDLTNYYMYLTGQPLHAYDYDKVKTGILGVRLSKKSEKVALLNGKTLELNDGAVVITDGQKPIGIGGVMGGAETEVDANTKNIILECATFDMNLTRKTAMAYGLFTDAVTRFTKGQSPLQNLAVLTKTVDDLERFSGAAVASALIDEKSPKVKEPKPLTTSVKLINSRLGEELSGAKIKELLENVEFKVDVAGDEVGIDVPFWRTDIEIPEDIVEEVGRLYGYDKLPQILPKRNLEPAQIDHRLAFKSHLRKIMVAAGANEVLTYSFVNQKLLEAADQDPASAFHIRNAVSPELQYYRFDLLPSLLDKVRPNKKAGYDLFALFELGKGHAKDYADENKLPKESEMIAMVVHNPYLKGEPIYQARAIADYLLNELNIDSREYYSLGAKDLENSKIFKFFEPGRSATIWSGGTGLGIIGEPSQKLRRVLKLPAGVSMFELNIEALYETQKPKSYHPLNKFPESSQDICLRLPAKISYEEADDFVWENLQKLSKKQGYLCQMDTLDIFQKEGDKTHRQITWHISLSHPEKTLKTEEVNNLLDELSSAAHDKLGAERI is encoded by the coding sequence ATGAAAGTTAGCCTAAACTGGATTCGGCAACTGAACAAAAACTACGGCACGAGCGATAGCTCGGAGCTTAAAGACGTTGATAAATTGGTAGAGAAAATTGGCGAGCAGCTCGGCGCTGTTGAAGAAGTTATAGACTTAGGCGAACGCTACAAAGGTGTCGTAGTCGTGAAGGTTATTGAATGCGTCAAACACCCTGATGCTGATAAATTGAGCGTTTGTTTGGTAGATGACGGCGGAGTTGTTGAAGGAGTTGAGAGGGCTGACTGGCCACAAGACACGAGAGCGAGTGCAGTTTCGGCACGCGAGCGAGCAGCGGAAGAAGCTGTAGGTAAGGCTACTGTGACTGAGCAGCGGAGCTCGCCAACCGAAAATGTGCCGCAGCCCGGCGGAGTTACTGGCTCTGCCAGTAAGCAGGGCGGGCGGTCTCGTGGGCTTGTGCGAGTGGTTTGCGGCGCGCCAAATGTTAAAGCCGGCGTCACGGTAGCTTGGATACCACCAGGTGCCACGGTACCAAGTACTTTCGATAAAGATCCGTTCGTGCTCGAAGCCCGTCCGCTGCGCGGAATTGTTAGCAACGGAATGCTAGCTAGTGCTAAAGAGCTTGGCATCGGCGATAGTCACGAAGGCTTATTGTTGCTCGAAGATAAAAAGCCGGGCACCTCTTTCGCCGAAGCTTACGCACTCGACGACTTTGTTATTGATATCGAAAACAAGATGTTCACGCATCGTCCGGATTGTTTTGGCATTTTGGGTGTGGCCCGCGAACTGGCCGGAATCAGTGGCAAGCCTTTCAAGAGCCCAGATTGGTACAAAGAAAACGCTCGTCCAGAAGAAGGTTTTGGCTTAGAGCTAAAGGTTGAAAACAAAGTGCCGGAACTCGTGCCACGATTTACCGCTATCGCTCTTAAAGACGTCAAGGTTGGGCCCAGTCCGGTTTGGATGCAAAGCTGCTTATCGCGCGTCGGTATTCGCCCCATAAACAACGTTGTCGACCTCACGAACTACTACATGTATCTGACCGGCCAGCCGCTGCACGCCTATGATTACGATAAGGTTAAAACTGGTATCCTCGGCGTGCGCTTGAGTAAAAAAAGCGAGAAAGTCGCGCTGCTTAATGGAAAGACGCTAGAACTAAATGACGGCGCAGTTGTTATAACTGATGGCCAAAAACCAATTGGTATCGGCGGTGTAATGGGCGGTGCCGAAACCGAGGTTGATGCGAATACCAAAAATATTATTCTAGAATGCGCTACTTTTGACATGAATCTTACTCGTAAAACAGCTATGGCCTACGGTTTGTTTACCGACGCCGTCACCCGCTTTACTAAAGGTCAAAGCCCATTGCAAAATCTGGCTGTCTTAACCAAGACAGTTGACGACTTAGAACGCTTTAGCGGTGCGGCAGTAGCCAGCGCCTTGATTGACGAGAAGTCGCCGAAAGTAAAAGAGCCGAAGCCTTTAACCACGTCCGTTAAGCTTATAAATAGTCGGCTGGGTGAAGAGTTATCCGGCGCGAAGATTAAGGAGCTTTTGGAAAACGTTGAATTCAAGGTCGACGTAGCCGGCGATGAAGTCGGCATCGACGTGCCGTTCTGGCGCACCGATATTGAAATACCCGAAGACATTGTCGAAGAAGTTGGCCGGCTTTATGGCTACGACAAGTTGCCGCAAATTTTGCCAAAGCGCAACCTAGAACCGGCTCAAATCGACCATCGCTTGGCATTCAAATCACATCTACGCAAGATTATGGTGGCTGCCGGCGCTAATGAAGTTTTAACTTATAGCTTTGTTAACCAAAAACTTTTAGAGGCGGCCGATCAAGACCCAGCTAGCGCCTTTCATATCCGTAACGCTGTTAGTCCGGAGTTGCAGTATTATCGCTTCGATTTACTGCCGAGCCTGCTTGATAAAGTTCGTCCCAATAAAAAAGCCGGCTACGATTTGTTTGCGCTTTTTGAGCTTGGCAAAGGCCACGCCAAAGATTACGCCGACGAAAATAAGCTTCCAAAAGAATCAGAAATGATTGCCATGGTAGTGCACAACCCTTATCTCAAAGGCGAGCCTATTTATCAGGCGCGCGCTATTGCCGATTATCTTTTGAACGAGTTGAACATTGATTCGCGTGAATATTACTCGCTGGGCGCCAAAGACTTAGAAAACTCCAAGATTTTTAAATTCTTTGAACCGGGTCGTTCTGCGACGATTTGGTCCGGCGGCACTGGTCTTGGAATAATAGGCGAGCCGTCACAAAAACTGCGTCGAGTTCTAAAACTTCCAGCCGGCGTCTCGATGTTCGAGCTCAATATCGAAGCTCTTTACGAGACCCAAAAGCCAAAGAGCTATCATCCGCTAAACAAGTTCCCGGAATCGTCACAAGATATTTGTTTGAGACTGCCGGCAAAAATTAGCTACGAAGAGGCTGATGATTTTGTTTGGGAGAATCTGCAAAAATTATCTAAAAAACAAGGCTATCTTTGCCAGATGGACACGCTCGACATCTTCCAGAAAGAGGGTGATAAAACTCACAGGCAAATCACCTGGCACATTAGTTTGAGCCATCCCGAAAAGACTCTTAAAACCGAGGAAGTTAACAATCTTTTGGACGAACTGTCATCCGCGGCTCACGACAAACTTGGCGCCGAGAGAATTTAG
- a CDS encoding FKBP-type peptidyl-prolyl cis-trans isomerase — protein sequence MKRPHINNFGDKLRRAGWLFLTALFIFTGLGVGVYAFYASTHQTDTNQAANSTTQPNNTTACSFSGAQSAAVMSAPAVYKTSGKTSNLQITDLQKGSGQTAAKGDCLLVKYYGTIANTGVKFDEDYTQPLALQFLVGEGYVIPGWDQGLIGMKVGGERRLVIPSNLGYGASGQCKTQDPNNPEKCADFAIPPNTDLVFVVKLLSIK from the coding sequence ATGAAGAGACCGCATATTAATAATTTTGGTGATAAATTACGCCGCGCAGGCTGGTTATTTTTAACGGCCTTGTTTATTTTTACTGGTTTAGGGGTTGGGGTTTACGCTTTTTACGCTAGCACTCACCAAACCGATACTAATCAAGCAGCCAACAGTACCACGCAGCCAAATAACACCACGGCTTGCTCGTTCAGCGGAGCCCAGAGCGCTGCGGTAATGTCTGCTCCGGCGGTGTATAAAACCTCAGGCAAAACCTCTAACTTACAGATCACTGATCTTCAAAAAGGCAGCGGCCAGACCGCCGCAAAGGGTGATTGTCTGCTGGTGAAATATTACGGCACAATTGCCAATACCGGTGTGAAATTCGACGAAGATTATACTCAGCCGCTCGCGTTGCAGTTCTTAGTAGGCGAGGGTTATGTGATTCCGGGCTGGGATCAGGGCTTGATTGGCATGAAAGTTGGCGGCGAGCGTCGTTTGGTAATTCCATCAAACTTAGGCTACGGTGCCAGCGGCCAATGTAAAACCCAGGACCCAAATAACCCAGAAAAGTGTGCCGACTTTGCTATTCCTCCAAATACCGACCTGGTTTTTGTCGTCAAACTCCTTAGCATCAAATAG
- a CDS encoding glutaredoxin family protein, with translation MPKNITVFTTSTCSYCPMVKRYLASKGLTYDEVNLEDNPERQQEVLAMSGALTVPVTIVTQQDDSQAVIVGYNLQKLAPAVA, from the coding sequence ATGCCTAAGAACATCACTGTATTTACAACTAGCACTTGCAGCTACTGCCCAATGGTCAAACGCTATTTGGCAAGCAAGGGCCTAACCTACGACGAAGTAAACCTGGAAGACAATCCAGAGCGCCAGCAAGAAGTCTTGGCCATGAGCGGTGCGTTGACCGTACCAGTCACCATTGTTACTCAGCAAGACGACAGTCAGGCTGTGATAGTTGGTTATAACTTACAAAAGCTCGCCCCAGCGGTTGCGTAG
- a CDS encoding FAD-dependent oxidoreductase codes for MEDNKIHDLVIVGAGPAALSAAIYTCREDIDTLLFEKGAIGGLAAITDWVDNYPGFAKGIAGLDLSEQMRQQAERFGAKIELGEVMGIKSENNHHILDTTSGEITAKAVLIATGSEYRQIGVPGEAEYYARGVHYCATCDGAFYRDKRIVTVGGGNSAVQEAMFLTKFASHIDMLVRADKFRASDVLQKDLEKFKDKITVHFNTTTDEIVGEGGKVTKVIGTDKTAGKKVEFPTDGVFVFVGLDPNTKFLKDTGVELDEANFVKTDQHLMTKVPGIFAAGDVRSGATLQIASATGEGATAALMIREYLENHQKVSKTAVQTLYGN; via the coding sequence ATGGAAGACAACAAAATTCACGATCTCGTTATAGTCGGCGCCGGACCAGCCGCTCTATCCGCGGCCATCTATACCTGCCGTGAAGACATCGACACTTTATTATTCGAAAAGGGCGCCATTGGCGGGCTGGCCGCCATTACCGACTGGGTAGATAACTACCCTGGCTTTGCCAAAGGAATCGCCGGCCTAGACTTATCCGAACAAATGCGCCAACAAGCCGAGCGCTTTGGCGCTAAGATCGAGCTTGGCGAGGTGATGGGTATAAAGAGCGAAAACAACCATCACATTCTAGACACTACCAGCGGCGAAATTACCGCCAAAGCCGTGCTAATAGCCACCGGCAGCGAGTACCGCCAGATTGGTGTGCCTGGCGAAGCCGAATATTACGCTCGCGGCGTGCACTACTGCGCTACTTGCGACGGCGCCTTCTACCGCGATAAACGAATCGTAACCGTGGGCGGCGGCAATTCGGCTGTTCAAGAAGCAATGTTCCTAACCAAGTTTGCCAGCCACATCGATATGTTGGTTCGGGCTGATAAATTCCGCGCTAGCGACGTTTTGCAAAAAGATTTAGAAAAGTTCAAAGATAAAATTACCGTGCATTTTAATACCACAACTGACGAGATTGTGGGCGAGGGCGGCAAAGTCACCAAAGTTATCGGCACCGATAAAACCGCTGGCAAAAAAGTAGAGTTCCCAACTGACGGCGTGTTTGTATTCGTGGGTTTAGATCCCAATACTAAATTTCTAAAAGACACCGGCGTGGAGCTAGATGAAGCTAACTTTGTTAAAACTGACCAGCATTTAATGACCAAAGTGCCGGGTATTTTTGCCGCCGGCGACGTTCGTTCCGGCGCGACATTGCAGATTGCCAGTGCCACCGGCGAAGGCGCAACGGCGGCATTAATGATCCGCGAATATCTAGAAAACCATCAAAAAGTATCAAAAACCGCCGTCCAGACTCTGTATGGCAACTAG
- a CDS encoding inorganic diphosphatase, with the protein MADFNQVLDSGDYKNSTVNTVIEIPKGSTNKIEWDRKRACFMVDRVEPIIFAKPVNYGFIPQTLDEDGDELDTLVVTDEPLPTGVWLEAKVIGVLNFEDDGEADHKVVVVPADNRQTDDSIKSLDDLGERWKQQIVHHFTHYKDLKKPGSTKVLGWGDIEAAKQIIAESIERYKNQ; encoded by the coding sequence ATGGCTGATTTCAATCAAGTTCTAGATTCTGGTGATTATAAAAACAGCACAGTAAATACCGTAATTGAAATTCCTAAAGGCTCGACCAACAAAATCGAGTGGGATCGCAAGCGCGCTTGTTTTATGGTTGACCGCGTTGAACCAATTATTTTTGCCAAACCGGTAAATTACGGTTTTATTCCGCAAACGCTGGATGAGGATGGTGACGAACTGGACACATTGGTAGTTACTGACGAACCATTGCCAACCGGCGTTTGGCTGGAAGCCAAAGTTATTGGTGTTTTAAATTTCGAAGACGACGGGGAAGCCGACCATAAAGTCGTGGTCGTGCCAGCCGACAATCGTCAAACCGACGACTCTATTAAAAGTCTCGATGACCTTGGCGAGCGCTGGAAGCAGCAAATCGTTCATCATTTCACACACTACAAAGACCTCAAGAAGCCAGGCAGCACCAAAGTTCTGGGCTGGGGCGATATTGAAGCTGCCAAGCAAATTATTGCCGAATCAATCGAGCGCTACAAAAACCAGTAG
- the gap gene encoding type I glyceraldehyde-3-phosphate dehydrogenase produces MKTKIAINGFGRIGRNAFKIAHDRSDLEIVAVNDLTDTKTLAHLLKHDSNYGAYDAEVGYDDQNLIVNGQKIRVLAEKDPAALPWKDLGVEVVIESTGFFVDPEKAKAHIAAGAKKVVLSAPAKGEGATTIVLGVNEDKLKLAGEVISNASCTTNCITPVMAVLEQHFGIDKAMMTTVHSYTASQKLQDAPAKDLREARNAAENIVPTTTGASIAAAKAMPALEGVFGGLSVRVPTPVVSLSDFVVVTKKEVTVDEVNEVFKKAAADPFYQGILDVTEEELVSSDFIGNSHSAIVDLKLTHVVGGNLLKVVAWYDNEWGYSNRLVEVTADVGKLLQGGDSGGAPVPAAVAAPADAQPQPGVAPVDPETPTPAAEPMLEAPAEAKEELLPAPQQSMQPQAEQPFQPTPASDFAAPAPTPAASVQESPTPAAANQAPAQPLTNPNGSIDGFRQF; encoded by the coding sequence ATGAAGACAAAAATCGCAATTAACGGCTTTGGCCGCATTGGACGCAACGCTTTTAAGATCGCGCACGACCGAAGTGATCTAGAAATTGTGGCCGTTAACGACCTGACCGACACCAAAACCTTGGCGCATTTATTAAAACACGACAGCAACTATGGTGCTTATGATGCCGAGGTTGGCTACGACGACCAAAACTTAATTGTTAATGGTCAAAAGATTCGAGTGCTAGCCGAAAAAGATCCAGCAGCCTTGCCATGGAAAGATCTGGGCGTTGAAGTTGTTATAGAATCGACTGGATTCTTTGTTGATCCAGAGAAGGCCAAAGCCCACATTGCTGCCGGCGCCAAAAAAGTGGTTTTGAGCGCGCCAGCCAAGGGCGAAGGCGCGACTACTATCGTGCTGGGCGTCAACGAAGATAAATTAAAACTGGCGGGCGAAGTTATTAGCAACGCCTCTTGTACCACTAACTGCATTACGCCGGTTATGGCCGTACTTGAACAGCATTTTGGTATCGACAAAGCCATGATGACCACTGTTCACAGCTATACCGCCAGTCAAAAGCTGCAAGACGCACCGGCCAAAGACTTGCGCGAGGCCCGCAACGCGGCCGAAAATATTGTGCCCACCACTACTGGTGCCAGCATTGCGGCCGCCAAAGCTATGCCAGCACTTGAAGGCGTGTTCGGTGGCTTGAGCGTGCGTGTGCCAACTCCTGTCGTATCCTTGAGTGACTTTGTCGTGGTTACTAAAAAAGAAGTCACGGTTGATGAAGTCAACGAAGTCTTCAAGAAAGCTGCGGCTGATCCGTTTTACCAAGGTATTTTGGATGTAACCGAAGAAGAACTAGTTTCTAGCGACTTTATTGGCAACAGCCACTCGGCAATTGTTGATCTTAAGCTCACCCACGTTGTTGGTGGCAATCTGCTTAAAGTGGTTGCCTGGTACGACAACGAATGGGGCTATTCTAACCGCTTGGTAGAGGTTACCGCCGACGTCGGCAAATTACTGCAAGGCGGTGATTCTGGCGGTGCTCCAGTACCAGCTGCTGTCGCAGCTCCAGCCGACGCTCAACCACAGCCAGGGGTAGCACCGGTAGATCCAGAAACTCCAACACCAGCGGCCGAGCCAATGCTAGAGGCGCCAGCCGAAGCCAAAGAAGAGCTACTGCCGGCTCCGCAGCAATCCATGCAACCCCAAGCTGAGCAACCCTTCCAGCCAACTCCAGCTTCTGATTTCGCAGCTCCTGCTCCAACCCCAGCGGCATCAGTCCAGGAATCACCGACTCCAGCAGCAGCCAACCAGGCGCCAGCTCAACCATTGACGAATCCTAACGGTTCGATTGACGGTTTTCGACAATTCTAA
- a CDS encoding RpiB/LacA/LacB family sugar-phosphate isomerase, with protein sequence MNIALATDHAGFEQLKDLQGFLESLGHVYTNFGPTKLDPSDDYPDFIFPAAKAVAGGECEAGIILGRSGQGEAMAANRVKGVRCAVFYGTAVAKNIVDASGQVSHDPYEIIKKSREHNHANMLSLAASYLTLEDMKQVVKLWLETPYANEERHVRRIEKLDKQ encoded by the coding sequence ATGAATATCGCCCTAGCTACAGATCACGCTGGCTTTGAACAGCTCAAGGATCTTCAGGGTTTTCTAGAGAGCCTAGGGCACGTTTATACGAATTTTGGGCCGACCAAGCTCGATCCGAGCGATGATTACCCGGATTTTATCTTCCCGGCTGCCAAAGCCGTGGCGGGCGGTGAGTGCGAAGCCGGCATTATCTTAGGTCGTAGCGGGCAGGGCGAAGCCATGGCCGCTAACCGCGTAAAAGGTGTGCGCTGCGCTGTTTTTTACGGAACGGCCGTAGCGAAAAATATCGTTGACGCCAGTGGGCAGGTCAGCCACGACCCGTATGAGATCATCAAGAAAAGTCGCGAGCACAACCATGCCAACATGCTCAGCTTGGCGGCTTCTTACCTAACCTTAGAAGATATGAAGCAAGTTGTTAAGCTTTGGCTAGAAACACCTTATGCGAACGAAGAGCGTCATGTTCGCCGAATCGAAAAACTGGACAAACAATGA
- a CDS encoding transketolase: MSSNGMGVAPEKLIELEETANRIRVNIIRMLEHAGSGHSAGSLGQADIFTALYFYMLVHNPKNPDWADRDILLQSNGHTVPVRYAAMAEAGYFPKQELLTLRQFGSRLQGHPERVRLPGLETTSGPLGSGLSQACGIALAMRMDNQTHRHVYVTTGDGELDEGNIWEAAMLAGKYKLSNITVIVDRNNIQIDGTTENVMPLEDLHGKWSSFGWHVMEVNGNDIGAVIEALQTAKAITEKPVAILAHTVPGKGVDFMEQDFHWHGIAPNHEQAKKALAELRTLGGKIRSEHQ; encoded by the coding sequence TTGAGTTCTAACGGGATGGGTGTGGCACCAGAAAAACTAATAGAATTAGAAGAAACCGCCAACCGCATCCGCGTTAATATTATTAGGATGCTAGAGCACGCTGGCAGCGGCCACTCGGCGGGCTCCCTTGGCCAGGCCGATATCTTTACGGCCCTTTATTTTTATATGTTGGTGCATAATCCGAAGAATCCAGATTGGGCCGACCGAGATATTTTGCTGCAATCTAACGGACATACTGTGCCGGTCCGCTATGCGGCCATGGCCGAGGCCGGCTATTTTCCTAAGCAAGAACTTCTAACTCTGCGACAATTTGGCAGCCGATTGCAAGGTCATCCGGAAAGAGTTCGTTTGCCTGGACTAGAGACTACCAGCGGGCCCTTGGGCAGTGGTTTAAGTCAAGCTTGCGGTATAGCGCTCGCAATGCGTATGGATAATCAAACTCATCGTCACGTTTATGTGACGACTGGCGATGGCGAGCTGGATGAGGGCAACATTTGGGAGGCCGCCATGCTGGCCGGCAAATACAAGCTCAGCAACATCACGGTAATTGTTGATCGCAATAACATTCAGATCGATGGTACCACCGAAAACGTAATGCCGCTCGAAGACCTGCACGGCAAATGGTCTAGTTTTGGCTGGCACGTTATGGAAGTTAATGGTAACGACATCGGCGCCGTGATCGAAGCTCTGCAGACCGCCAAAGCCATCACCGAAAAACCGGTTGCGATTCTAGCGCACACGGTTCCTGGCAAAGGCGTTGATTTTATGGAACAAGATTTTCATTGGCACGGTATTGCGCCCAACCACGAACAAGCCAAGAAAGCTTTGGCCGAGCTTAGAACTCTGGGCGGCAAAATCAGATCGGAGCACCAATAA